The Brassica oleracea var. oleracea cultivar TO1000 chromosome C6, BOL, whole genome shotgun sequence genomic interval NNNNNNNNNNNNNNNNNNNNNNNNNNNNNNNNNNNNNNNNNNNNNNNNNNNNNNNNNNNNNNNNNNNNNNNNNNNNNNNNNNNNNNNNNNNNNNNNNNNNNNNNNNNNNNNNNNNNNNNNNNNNNNNNNNNNNNNNNNNNNNNNNNNNNNNNNNNNNNNNNNNNNNNNNNNNNNNNNNNNNNNNNNNNNNNNNNNNNNNNNNNNNNNNNNNNNNNNNNNNNNNNNNNNNNNNNNNNNNNNNNNNNNNNNNNNNNNNNNNNNNNNNNNNNNNNNNNNNNNNNNNNNNNNNNNNNNNNNNNNNNNNNNNNNNNNNNNNNNNNNNNNNNNNNNNNNNNNNNNNNNNNNNNNNNNNNNNNNNNNNNNNNNNNNNNNNNNNNNNNNNNNNNNNNNNNNNNNNNNNNNNNNNNNNNNNNNNNNNNNNNNNNNNNNNNNNNNNNNNNNNNNNNNNNNNNNNNNNNNNNNNNNNNNNNNNNNNNNNNNNNNNNNNNNNNNNNNNNNNNNNNNNNNNNNNNNNNNNNNNNNNNNNNNNNNNNNNNNNNNNNNNNNNNNNNNNNNNNNNNNNNNNNNNNNNNNNNNNNNNNNNNNNNNNNNNNNNNNNNNNNNNNNNNNNNNNNNNNNNNNNNNNNNNNNNNNNNNNNNNNNNNNNNNNNNNNNNNNNNNNNNNNNNNNNNNNNNNNNNNNNNNNNNNNNNNNNNNNNNNNNNNNNNNNNNNNNNNNNNNNNNNNNNNNNNNNNNNNNNNNNNNNNNNNNNNNNNNNNNNNNNNNNNNNNNNNNNNNTTTGGTGTACAAAAGAGTGAGATGAGTGATGGTATTTATAGTGAACAACAATACATAAAATAACAAAGATGGTGCTTAATTTGGTAAATGAGTGGGTGATCATAGTGTTTGATGAGTAGATGATCATAGTGCTTGAGTTGGTAAAGGGGTGGATGATCATAGTGCTTGAGTTTGGTAAATAAGTGGATGATCATTTCAATGCTTATCTTATAACAGCTGGAATATTATCGCTATACACGGTATTCAATCAAAGCCTAAGAGTGTGATCGAATAGTATCTATAGAGTAAATAAATTAGAGTAAATGTTTTTTTCAGCTGAGTTACTCTATTTTCTACCAATCAGATAAAATTGTCTTTCAGCTCATTTACTCTAAAATGGTAGAAATATAGAGTAATATTTTTTCTACCCTAGACAAACTAAAAACTTTACTCCTAATTTCGCTCTTTAATTTTTTTCCTTTTCCACGTTTACTGTTCTACTTTATTGTGCTAATAAATACCAATCAAAGTCTAATTTTATTTCTCAACATCATCTAGTATTAGCCAAATATGAGTACAAGATTAAAATCTTAAGAGATTTAAACCCAACATACAACTAGTAAAATCTAGTATCATCTGAAAACAATTAAAAAAATTCTACACTACCTAGATTAAACTCAACACAGAATCATTATTTTCTGTTTTTTAAATACTTACAGTATTCTAACAAAATCTATTGTTTACTAATTTATTTCTTAGATTATACTTTACTAATTACCCCAAGTAAAAAAAATTCTAGATCCATCACCTCTAAACACTACAGACATCTTAGCGATATCACTACTAAAAAAAGTTAGGCATTCATGGCACAATAATATAGCTCGTTTTACTGAACTGTTATCGTGGATGAGTTTGAAATTTCCGAATTCTATAACCGCATTAGATAAATGCTATGAAAAAAAATTAGTAAGCGAGGCTTAAAATCAGGTTTTCTACCGCACATTTAGTAAAAATCACAAATTCTATAACCGCATTAGATAAATGCTACGAAAAAAAATTAGTAAGCGAGACTTAAAATCAGGTTTTCCACCGCACACTTAAACATTAGTAAAAATCACAAATGTTCATTCTCTCATCTCTTGTTTTCCCTCTCTCTTATCTCTCATTTCCCTCTCTCTCTCTCTTAGAACCCTAAGAGAAAATGAGTTTGATTCTACGTCTCCTAAACCTTAATTCGCTTCTCCCTCTAACTTTAACACAATTTCGATCGATCTAAAAATGTAAAAATTAATATTCAAAAAAAGAATCACAAAAAAATCCTCTTAAGCACCACAACCCTCTCTCTCGATTCACAAATAATCAACCAAGAGTCAAGCGTCTCTCTCTCAATCATGATGAATGCTTCGAGCAACATACAGAGATGGCATAATCCCTATCATCATTCGCATCATCTTTCTCAGATCCAGAGTCCGATTCAGATATCATCAACGAACTTGTTCATATCAACCTCCGAATCAGGTTTAATCCATCTCGACGACCATGGAATCTCCAAATTCATCATCTCCTCTCACACTCCACGACCTTACAAAACCGCGACCTCATCTCCGCTTCTTTCCTCGAGTTCTCTCAGTCCCAATCTTCGCTACGTCCGACGCAAACTAACTCTGTCTCCAAGAGCTTTGCCGCTGTTGATGGGGGTGGTCTCATCGTCAACCTATTTGCAGGCTGGCCTAGAAAAGGGAGATAACTGTGTTATGGTCTGTTTGTGTTGGAAAGTGACAACGATTCTCTCGCTCAGTTTCTACCAGGTAAGTGTCATTCTCTATCTGTTCCATCTTCTTTTCGTCTCTCTCGCTAGTCTCTGTCATCTCTCTTTCTTGGTGCATCTAGGATTGGATTTGTATTATGTCTCTAGATGCAATGACTTTTAGGTTTTGAACTTTTATGATTACCATGTAATTACTTGAATGCCCTAGTTCTCTATCCCTTTAGCTAAAGAAAGGACCTTTGGTAGGTTGAGAAAGGTGGGGAAGAGTAGCCACCGTATCTAACACCAACCTCCTGCACCTGCGACAAAGCTAGAGCAACGTCAACTTCCGTCTCTCGCGAAGTTCATCTGCCTAACGACGAAGCCCAGAGACGAGCCGTTTTGATTGGGCCGAGATGAAGCTCTGCGCCTGATGAGTTTCTCTGCCGCTTCTCAGATCCGTCTTCGCCGGTCTCTGTCTTCACCGGAATCACCAAAACCACCTCTCGTCGCCACCACCACCAGTGACCTCTCTCTCTATCTCTCTCTGGCACTCTCTCTTTCTCTGTGTTTTTAATTTGTTTTTTGTTGTTCAATAGAAGGTGATTTTTGTGTTCTTATTTTGTCCTTGTTGTTCAGTAGAACGTATTTTCGTCCTAATACGCCCATGTTCTTGTTTTGCTAGATTAATTCTAATTTCTCTAAGGCTCTCAATCTCTCATAATAAGGCTGGTTCATTGTATTCCAGATCAAACTCTTTTGTGTCCTTATGTTATAATGTTTTGATGACAAATGAAAAGAGCTCATATAATCTAATTGAATATATATGGTTCTAGTGAATAAATGCCAAGACGATTACTGGAAATTAAATGATGCAACAAATTTATAGATAATTTCATACTATCATATAATTATTATTAGAATTACACACTAGGAAATATATTATCCCAAAGACAGCAATTTCCAAA includes:
- the LOC106298622 gene encoding uncharacterized protein LOC106298622 produces the protein MMNASSNIQRWHNPYHHSHHLSQIQSPIQISSTNLFISTSESGLIHLDDHGISKFIISSHTPRPYKTATSSPLLSSSSLSPNLRYVRRKLTLSPRALPLLMGVVSSSTYLQAGLEKGDNCVMVCLCWKVTTILSLSFYQVEKGGEE